Proteins from a genomic interval of Garra rufa chromosome 4, GarRuf1.0, whole genome shotgun sequence:
- the LOC141333353 gene encoding uncharacterized protein — protein MEAMRVRVRGGQRGRGFGRGRGRGRGRVQRQGPVRRRVSDDIRATLVDHVINHGLSMREAGQRVHPNLRRYTVASIIRTFRLENRMIGRPPQGGRARLFTEQQELAIIEMVRENNAIRLRELQQRIIEDRNVFNHINRVSISTLSRILKKHNFRMKQLYRVPFERNSVRVKDLRHDYVQTVLDFDAAELPHEFIYVDEAGFNLAKTRRRGRNVVGQRAVVNVPGQRGGNITLCAAISVQGVLHHHATLGPFNTEQIIAFLDALHAVVQERPEQPRFVIIWDNVSFHRAALVRDWFNNHNNFTVLYLPPYSPFLNAIEEFFSAWRWKVYDRQPHARMTLLQAMEEACGDIEVGSIQGWIRHTRRYFPRCLAREDIACDVDEVLWPDPNRRRDP, from the exons ATGGAGGCCATGAGAGTCAGAGTTAGAGGAGGACAAAGAGGGAGAGGATTCGGACGTGGAAGAGGTCGAGGACGAGGACGAGTACAAAGACAAGGACCAGTGCGTAGACGTGTGTCTGATGACATCAGGGCTACTCTGGTGGACCATGTGATAAATCATGGCCTGTCCATGAGGGAGGCTGGGCAAAGAGTCCACCCTAACCTCCGTCGCTACACAGTAGCATCGATAATAAGAACATTCCGACTGGAGAACAG AATGATTGGACGACCTCCTCAGGGTGGAAGGGCACGGCTCTTCACTGAACAACAAGAGCTTGCCATCATAGAAATGGTCAGAGAAAATAATGCAATCCGACTTCGAGAGTTGCAACAACGCATCATTGAAGACAGAAATGTATTCAACCATATCAACCGGGTCAGCATTTCTACACTAAGTCGCATCCTAAAGAAACATAACTTCAGAATGAAGCAGCTGTACAGGGTGCCATTTGAGCGGAACAGTGTCAGGGTGAAGGATCTGCGCCATGATTATGTGCAG ACAGTTCTGGATTTTGATGCTGCCGAACTGCCACATGAGTTCATCTACGTGGATGAGGCAGGCTTTAATCTGGCCAAAACCAGGCGTCGGGGCCGTAACGTAGTTGGGCAAAGGGCTGTTGTGAATGTCCCTGGGCAGCGTGGGGGAAATATCACCTTGTGTGCTGCAATTAGTGTCCAAGGAGTCCTGCATCACCATGCCACTCTAGGTCCCTTCAATACAGAACAGATCATTGCATTTTTAGATGCACTACATGCTGTTGTGCAGGAGAGACCAGAACAGCCCAGGTTTGTTATCATCTGGGATAATGTTAGTTTCCACCGGGCAGCTCTGGTCCGAGATTGGTTCAACAACCataacaattttacagttttataccTGCCCCCTTACAGCCCTTTTCTAAATGCAATCGAGGAATTCTTTTCAGCGTGGCGGTGGAAAGTATATGATCGGCAACCACACGCCCGCATGACTCTTCTGCAAGCAATGGAAGAGGCATGCGGAGACATTGAAGTGGGATCAATCCAAGGGTGGATTCGGCACACAAG